The stretch of DNA CCAGTGTGGATATGAACCCGGTGTTGCTAAAGCCTACGGGTAACGCTTCATCCCAGGTGGTGGTGCTTGGCCGGCCGCTGGATAATTATACTGCCTGGAATTATCATCAACAGCTGGCAGGTAAATTGTGGAGTGTGGTTACTTCAGCATTGGACAGGCTGCGCAGTAATTTTGATATAGTAGTAATTGAAGGGGCCGGCAGCCCGGCGGAGGTGAACCTGCAGGACACGGATATTGTGAATATGAAGGTGGCCCGCCGGGCAGAGGCACCTGTGTTGCTGGTGGCTGATATAGATCGGGGTGGTGCTCTGGCGGCAGTTGTGGGTACCCTGGAATTGCTTCCCCCCGGAGACAGGGAAAGGGTTAAAGGCATTATTATTAATAAATTTCGGGGTGACGTAAGCTTGTTTCAGCCTGCCATCCGTTTCTTGGAACAAAAAACGGGGGTGCCGGTATGCGGCGTGGTACATTATTTTGATGATTTGTACATCCAGGATGAAGACTCAGTGGTTATGGAAAGAAAGAATTACCTTGCTGGTAATGATAGTGGCAAGGTGGAAATTGCTGTGCTGCGCCTGCCCCGTATCTCTAATTTTACTGATTTTGACCCCTTGGAAAGTGAACCCGATGTGCATTTGCGGTACGTGGGGCGGGATGATAAGCTTGGGCATCCAGATTTTATTATTATCCCGGGCAGCAAAAATACCATTGAAGATCTTTTATATCTCAAACAAACGGGTCTGGCAGGTGCAATAGTGCGCCTGGCCCGCCAGGGGGTGCCGGTGATCGGTATTTGCGGTGGCTTTCAAATGTTGGGCCAGGAGCTTAAAGATCCGGATAAAACCGAATCTGAGATTGAACATATCTTCGGGTTGGGTTTGCTGGATATGTATACTGTTTTTGCCAGGGAAAAGGTGACTAGTCAGGTGCAGGCTTCAGTGGCCGTAGGTGGTAAATTCTTAGGTAGTTATGGTGAGCCATTGACGGGTTACGAGATCCATATGGGCCGCACCAAATTGGGTGCTGATGCCAGGCCTGCTTTTGTAATTAATACCCGTTCAGGTTGCCAGGTGCACGTGATGGATGGGGCGCAAAGTGCCGATGGCAATATTTGGGGTACTTATATACACGGTATTTTTGATAATGATACTTTACGGCGGCACCTGGTGGATATGATGAAGAAGAAAAAGGGATTGGACACAGAGGGACAAGCAGTGTTAATGAGTACCGAGCAAAAAAAACAAGCGGGTTACGATCGGTTGGCTGAACTGGTGCGTCATAGCTTGGATATGAATTTAATCTATCGTTTAATGGGAATGTAGTATGATGCATGTATTCCTTATACATACCTTAATGGGTTTTATAATTGATTTGCTGGTGGGCGATCCCCCCCGTTTACCCCACCCGGTTGTGTTTATCGGTCGGGGCATAGCCCGTCTGGAAAAATTGGCCCGGTGCATTACTTCATCGCCGGGGGGACTTAAAGCTGCGGGTGTGGGTATTGTCATTGCGATTGTAACGTTTAGTTTTGGCATTACTTCGCTAATTATGTGGGCGGCCTGGCAGGTCAGTTATTATATCTACTTGCTTTTAGGAGCCTGGATTGTTTCCACTACCGTAGCTGCCAGGGGCCTGGCCGAGGCGGCCGGTGCTATACGGCAGTTGATATCGGAGGGTGATAAGAATGCAGCTCGACAGCAGGTAGGTTGGATAGTGGGTCGGGATACTAAAACAATGGACAGGGGGCAAATGGTACGGGCCACTGTGGAAACGGTAGCAGAAAATATAAATGATGCTGTGGTGGCACCGCTTTTTTATGCTTGTATTGGTGGGCCGGCCCTGGCCATGGCTTACCGGGCGGTGAATACGCTGGATTCTATGCTGGGTTATAAGAATGATCAATACCTATATTTAGGTTGGGCGGCGGCCCGGCTGGATGATTTAGCAGGTTATATACCGGCCCGTCTGACGGGCCTGGTGCTGCTGCTGGCTGCCTGGCTGTCAGGTCGTGATTGGCGGCGGGCCATTAGGGCGTGGCGCAGGGATGCCGCCCGGCATCCCAGTCCCAACAGTGGCATACCGGAATCGGCCATGGCCGGGGCTATACACGTCAGGCTGGGAGGACACAATGTTTATAGCGGGGTGGCATCCTTTCGCCATTATATGGGCGATCCACTTGAGGATCTCAGGCCGGATCATATTGCCCGGGCCGTGGATATGCTTTACTTGGCTTCAGTACTTGCTGCGCTGTGTCTGCCGGTCCTGGCCTGGATAGCGCTAAAACTATTACAAAATTAAAGTTTTCCGTCGTGCTGGAGTTGATTATAATTATCAAACAGCGGAATCTGGCTCTGTGCTACGGCGTGAGTTAAATATGATAAATAATTTTCGGAATAATTTTAGTAGAGGGTGATGGGTAATGCCAGATTTCCCCCGCATAATGATTGCCGGCACACACAGTGGAGCGGGTAAGACCACCATTGCCACTGCGGCAATGGCTATGCTCCATGCATCCGGTATGCGGGTTCAGCCGTATAAAGTCGGGCCTGACTATATTGATCCCGGCTTTCATCATGTGGCCACCGGGCGGATTTCCAGGAATTTGGATACCTTTTTTCTGGGTGAGGACGGCATTAAAGAGGTGTTTACCCGGTCGGCTGTGGGTGCGGATATCAGTGTCATCGAAGGAGTTATGGGCTTGTATGACGGTATAGGCTCTAGCGACGAAGGTAGTTCGGCCCGTGTGGCCCAAATACTAGAATGTCCTGTGATACTGGTAATGGATGCCCGGTCTATGGCCCGCAGCGCCGCAGCGGTGGTATGGGGCTATGCAAATCTGCCGGGTGGTGTACCCCTGGCTGGTGTTATTATAAACCGGGTGGGCAGTGCCCGGCACCTGGCCATCTTAACCGAGGCTATTGAAACCAAAACGGGTATACCTGTACTGGGGGGAATATTAAGGGAAAACGATTTGCACATGCCTGAGCGTCATTTGGGGCTGGTGCCCAGTTTGGAGAACCGTGAACTGCAAGAGGCAATGCATTTATTAGGGCAGCGGGTAGCACGGGGTATCAATATGGAAAAATTGGTTAATTTGGCCCGCAGTGCCCCCGCGCTGGCAGCCCGGCAGCGTATTTTTGCGGTGGAAGCGGGCGTGCCTGTGCAATTGGGCATTGTTAAAGACAGTGCTTTTAACTTTTATTACCAAGATGGGCTGGATTTACTGGAGGCAATGGGTGCCGAGTTGGTGTACAGCAGCGCCCTGGAAGATCAATCACTGCCTGATGGATTGGATGGCCTGTACATAGGGGGTGGCTTTCCCGAAATGTTTATCGAACAATTATCTGCCAATACACCTTATATTGGCGATTTAAGGCACCGGGTGGCCAATGGTATGCCTGTGTACGCCGAATGTGGCGGATTAATGTATCTCTGTGATGGGATAACTGATTTTTCAGGGCGCCGTCTAAGCGGTGCCGGTATACTACCTGCTCATTGCAAGATGGAGAAAAAACGAGTGGCTTTGGGTTATGTTAAAGCGAAAGCGCTGCGGGATAACCTCCTGGTAAAAGAAGGCACCGAAATACGGGGTCATGAGTTTCATTACTCGACGGTCACAGAACAGGGTTTAACTCCGGCATTCATGTTGCGCAAACCAGGAGAGTCTGTGGGACGATCGGACGGTCACGCCCGTGGTAACGTGCTGGCCACTTACCTGCACGTTCACTTTGCGGGTTTGCCCATTGCCGCCCGGGGATTTTTAAATTGCTGTGCTTTGTATAGCAGGACAAGGAAGAGGGTGGAAATTTGAAAACTTTTTGTTTTGCCCTCCAGCACCTGACTAGAATAAATATCTATAAAGGTGATTTTGATGAAGCGGCTTTTGGCCGGGCAGCGGTATTTTTCCCTTTAGTGGGGTTGTTGCTTGGTGTATTGCTACTATCAGCCCAAATGTTATTGTCTTATATCTTTCCGGTGCCCCTGATTGCTGGTATGCTGGTGGTGCTGATGGTCATTATGACCGGTGGTATGCATCTGGACGGTTTTATGGATACCGTGGATGGTGTTTTCAGTGGGCGACCGCGGGCAATGAAACTGGACATTATGCGGGACAGCAGAGTGGGTGCCTTTGGTGTTCTGGGATTGGCCTGTCTGTTACTGCTGAAGTATAATGTATTTTTAACAGTTGCAATACCCCTTATATACCAGGCCATACTGCTGGCTTCAATACTAAGCCGGTGGTCCATGGTATACGCCATTGCTTGTTTCCCCTATGCCCGTAAGGAAGGACTGGGTACGCTATATAACAGGTATACGGGTAAGCGGGAGTTATTTTGGGCTACCGGCAGTACAATAATAATGGTTGCCCTGGTAGCCTGGGCGGCCGGCTTGATTTTGTTATTGGCCGCGTGGGGTTGGGTGCACTTAATGGGCAGCAGGCTGACCGGCGATTTGGGCGGCCTGACCGGCGATATATACGGTGCCACGGCGGAAACCACTGAGCTGCTAATTTACCTGGCAGTAATACCCCTTTATGGATACTGTTCATGGTTGTTTAGTGTTCCGTGGTTATAAAATATAACACTAAGGAGCTATATAATGATACATACAGAATACAGGCATGGTGGAGATGTATTTGGTGCCGCCCGCAGTATGCGTTGCAATCCTCGAGAAATTTATGACTTTAGTGCCAACATCAACCCGTTGGGTACTTCCCCTATGGCCCTGGCGGCAATAGCGGATAATCTGGATTTGATCAGACATTATCCCGACCCGCGCTGTGCGGAGCTGCGTGCGGCCCTGGCCGGGTATCTCAATGTGGCGCCTGAAAAAATGGTGCTGGGCAATGGTGCAGCGGAATTGATATATCTTTTGGCCCGGGTAATGAATTTTCGCAGGGCGGTGGTTACCGCACCTACCTTTGTGGAGTACGGTGCGGCAATTACCAACGCTGGGGGGGCATTGTTCGAAGTGCCTTTGTTGGAGGAGGAGGGATTTACGCTGCCGGTGCCCCGTATTAAAAAGGCACTGTGCGGTGCCGATGTGGTATATATTTGTAATCCTAACAATCCCACTGGTGGAGCGGTTAAAAGGCCGATTATCCAATCAGTTATTGAGTATGCCCGGTCCCATGATGCCGCTGTAGTGGTGGATGAGGCTTTCGTCGATTTTCTCCACCACCAGGAGCAGTATACAGTGCTCCCTTTGCTGGGTGATTATCCTAATTTAATTGTACTATACTCTTTAACCAAATTTTTTGGCATCCCAGGCCTGCGGCTGGGAGTATTAATGGCTGATGATCAAATTATTAAGAGTATTGAAGCTGCCAAGGATCCGTGGAATGTGAATAGTTTGGCACAAATCGCTGGCACGGCCGCCCTGGCGGATGATGAATATATGGCCCAAACCCGGGAGTTAATTTGGCGGGAGAGGGACTTCTTACATCGAGCGGTTTCATTGATACCCGGCCTCAAAACCTTCGCCGGGGAAGCAAATTATTTATTGGTTAAAATTCAAGACTCTGTAATATCTTCTACTCAGTTGGCGGCCCAAACTGCAAGGCATGGTGTGCTGGTAAGAGATTGCGCCAGTTTCAGCGGGCTGGGTAACAAATATATACGGGTGGCGGTGAAAACAAGAGCGGAAAATGCAATATTATTGAATGTGCTCAGAGAGATTATGAAAGGGGCAGCCAATGGGTAGTCGTTTGTTTTTTGTTAGACATGGTGAAACTATCTGGAATAAAGAAACCCGATTGCAGGGTTGGGCGGATGTTTCTTTAAGCGAGAAGGGTATTGAACAGGCTGAGGCATTAAGCAAGCGACTGGCGGGGCAAAATTTTGCTGCTTTTTTTTCTAGCAGCCTTGCGCGGGCGCGGGAAACGGCCGCAATAATAGCCAGGCCGCATAATAAGCCTGTGCAGGTGGTTTCAGATTTACGTGAACTGAATTTCGGGCACTGGGAGGGGCTAACCATAGACGAAATCAGGCAAAAATATCAACAGGAATCTATGGCTTGGTGGTCTAGACCAGTGGAAACCAGGGTGCCGGGAGGCGAAACGCTGGGAGAAATGACTAAACGGTGTGTCCGGGCAGTTAAAAATATCGTGGAGCAATACCCGGAGAAACATGTACTGGTGGTGGTTCATGGAGGGGTTATTAAGAGCATAGTAGCCACTGTGCTGGGTATGGATTTAAACCAGTACTGGCGTTTGCGCCAGGACAATGCTTCCCTGTCTATAATTGATTATTACCAGTGGGATAAGGCTATACTGATGTTGTATAACGATTGCAGTCATCTGGCACCGGGGCAATTGCCACCGGAATAAATATATTTTATTAATATAACCGGGGTTGCCCGGCTTTTTTTTATGAACACCGATTTGATGAATGTTGCCGTGGGATTGGGCTTGATAATGTATTTGTTCTTACTTGATCATTACATACATATATTGGGATAGGGGTGTCCTTTCATTTTATTATAGCATGGTAAAACATGTATATTTTAATTGTGAATGATGAGAGGAGAATCATGGATACGTTTATCAATAAAACGGTGCTGATATTTTTCACCGCCCTTGGCATCATGCTCGGTGCGGCCCTGGTGGGCGCTTTAGGTGCTGTTTTGGTTAGGGAGCCGCCCGTGGGTACTATGTTGAAACTGGCCAAGGAAATTAAGATATGGGCCATTGTAGCCGCCATCGGCGGCACTTTTTCCACATTTGAAGTGCTGGAATCCGGTCTTTTTCAGGGTGAGGTGCGGGCAGTTATCAAGCAATTAATTTATATAACCAGTGCTTTAGCCGGTACCCAAAGCGGTTATTATTTATTATTAGCCCTGTCGGGTGAAGGACAATGAAAAAACGACTATTATTTGGATTAACGGTTTTTTTGCTTGGTATGATCGTTGGTGCTGCTTTAACGGGAGTTTTTATAGGTAAGCAGATTGATGATTTGTATATTAAAAACCAATCCCTGGCGGACAGCCTGGCGGTTACCGAGAGAGAATTGGAACAACTGCGACAAGCCAGCGAAGCAATGCATACCAGGATGGTAACCAAAATCAGTACCCGCATTAACTTTACTGATGAATGCGACTACTCGGAGTATGAGCGCAGCACAATTGAATTGACGGTGGAGAAGAAGGTCAGGGAATGGTTACAGGTTATTTCCGGTCAGGAACTGGAAACCATTAATTATTTGCTGGTGCCTCGGATTGTAGATAACCGTGAAATAGAGGTAGAGGGTAAAAAAATCCGATTAAAGGTTCTGCTGGTGGTGTTATCGGAACATGTCATTGTTTATTTAGAAATAATACCCATACAAAACATGGTATAATAATGAAAATACCTGCTGGGCACAATACCTAAAAAAAGGGGTGTCTTTAGCAGTGGAAGAATACATTCGTTCCAGGGTGCCCTGGAGTACGGAACCAAGCTTGAAATTCAAGGCCGAGGAGGTTGGCATCAATTTTGACGATTTCATAGCAGACTTAAAGGAGGGTAAGTCTGACATGGAAATTGCCAAGGAATTTGATGTTACAGAAAAACTAATTTATCACCTTCGCGACCATTTCATGCGCTATGGTTTGGGGCATATCATGGGACAGGATTAAAAAATGCCCGCGCGGGTTAGTTTTTCATGGAAATGTCAATAAATTGGTCCCCTTATAACCACACGTTGTGCTATAATAAGCAGATATATTAATAGGACATTAATTGAGGGGAGTGAGGGGACATATATCCCGATAAATTTAATAAAGTAGGACTAACTTTTGATGACGTACTATTGGTACCGTCGGTCTCAGAGGTATTGCCGCGTGATGTGGATACTTCCACCCGGTTGACTAAAAGTATTAGGCTTAACATTCCCCTGATGAGCGCCGGTATGGACACCGTTACCGAGTATCGCATGGCCATTGCCATGGCCCGGGAGGGCGGCGTTGGTATAATCCATAAAAATATGCCCATTGAGCGCCAAGCGATGGAAGTGGACCGGGTGAAACGTTCAGAACATGGCGTAATTTCCGACCCCATTTATTTATCTCCGGATAGTTCTATTAGTGAAGCTCTGGCATTAATGGAGCGTTACCGTATTTCTGGGGTGCCCGTTACCGTCAATGATAAACTAGTGGGTATTTTGACCAACCGGGATCTGCGGTTTGAAAAGAATTTCCAGCAAAAAGTGGGTAATGTTATGACCAAGGAAAATCTGATCACCGCACCGGTGGGTACTACCTTGGAAGAGGCCAAGGAAATTCTACAAACCTACAAAGTTGAGAAACTGCCTATAGTAGACAATGATTTTAACTTGCGGGGTTTAATTACCATTAAAGACATTGAAAAAGCCCGCCAATTTCCGCTATCTGCCAAGGATGCAGGAGGCAGGTTACTGGTGGGTGCTGCTGTGGGAGTTACCGCTGATACAATGGAACGGGTTGGCACGCTTGTAGAAGCAAGGGCGGATGTGGTTGTCATTGACACCGCCCATGGACATTCCCGCGGTGTGTTGAATACCGTGCATGATGTGAAAAATAAATTTCCCGGCCTGGCTATTGTAGCAGGTAATGTTGGTACTGCCGAAGGTACTCGGGACTTAATTCTAGCAGGCGCTGATGCCGTTAAGGTAGGTATCGGCCCTGGTTCCATTTGTACAACCAGAGTGGTTGCGGGGGCAGGTGTGCCACAAATAACGGCCATTTATGATTGCGCCCAGGAGGCAGCTAAATATGATATACCCATAATAGCAGATGGTGGTATAAAATACTCAGGAGATGTTACCAAGGCTATTGCCGCCGGTGCCGATGTGGTCATGCTGGGCAGTTTACTGGCGGGTACGGAAGAAAGCCCGGGGGATATGGAAATTTACCAGGGACGAAGTTATAAAGTTTACCGGGGTATGGGTTCTCTGGGTGCCATGAAGGAAGGTAGTAAGGACCGGTACTTCCAGGAAAATCAAAAGAAACTTGTTCCCGAAGGGGTTGAGGGTAGAGTCCCTTACCGGGGCACCCTGGCTGATACCGCCTACCAGCTTATTGGTGGACTGCGAGCCGGTATGGGGTACTGTGGTACAGCCAACATAGAAGAATTAAAGAATAAAGCTCAGTTTATTCGTATTACCCCTGCCGGATTACGGGAAAGCCATCCCCACGATGTGGTAATTACTAAGGAGGCCCCCAACTACAGCTTGCGTTGATACTCATAGCATATGGTTTTTTGGACTTTTTGTGTGCGGATGTAAATGCACAAAAAGCCCCTGGTATAAAGCACCAGGGGCTTTTTGTAGTATACGGGTCAAATCAACGTAATCCGAGGTACAATAATTTAATGAAAGTTAAAAATGCTACCCCCGCAAAATTTCATATCTTCAAACTTTTGAATAGCTTCTTCTGTTACCCGAGGCCCTATCCGGGCCATCATTACGTTGGCGATATGTTCAATTATTTCCGGGTCATCTGTGGGAACTCGCACCAGGCCGACGCTGCCAAATAACTTACTTAACATTTTCTGATATTGCCAGATATCCAGTCCGGTGTTTTCAAGATCCCAGTGCCAGCAGAATTCAATGGTAATAACAATTTTTTCATCCATAATAGGATTGGTAAATGCTAACTGCATAAGTTTTTTGCCCACTTTATACTTGCGCCAGGCCGGGCTTACTTCGATTGCCCCCAGCTCCAGAATACTTTCATGCTTGGACCAGCGGCTGTATTTATCAGGATTGTGGAATGTGACATAACCCACAATAACATTCTGATGGCGGGCAATATAAACCATTCCATCAGAGGAGGCCGCTATATCAACCAGTGCTTTGTGTTGTTTATGTGGTTCGCGAAAAACGTACATATCAGGCGATATATTCAGTTGGGAGATGTAATCCGGTTGCACAGGACCTTCATAGGTCAGCTGATTGTTAACTGATTCTTTTCCCGAATCTGTTTGATTAGCCGAAACCAACTTAACCACCTCTTTAAAATGAGCATGGATTATTTATCTAATTATATGGTAGTAAGTGCCCACGAACAAGTAAAAACTTCAGGAAAAAATTAGAAAAATTTTTATTATCAGGAAGGATATTTAAAAAAAAAGATGAAGTATATACCTTAGGAAATATTTGTAAAATATAATCTTTCTTAAGGTGGTGCATAAAATGAGCGGTAATTTAAATTCTCTTACCGATGTACTTAAAAAAACCTTGTTTTTCTTTGAATCATTATCCGTGGCAGAATTGACTCCCTACGTTCACAGACAGATGTTGGTGGATTACTCACAGGATCAGGTGGAGGAAAAAGTTTGCTTATGTTTGGAACAGCATAAATGTTTCGAAAGCAGTGATGGTTACATATGGGTTTTGAACCTGGAGGGAA from Desulfoscipio gibsoniae DSM 7213 encodes:
- a CDS encoding cobyric acid synthase, producing the protein MPAKTIMIQGTASHAGKSILTAALCRIFYQDGYRVAPFKSQNMALNSFVTADGGEMGRAQVVQAEAAGVPPSVDMNPVLLKPTGNASSQVVVLGRPLDNYTAWNYHQQLAGKLWSVVTSALDRLRSNFDIVVIEGAGSPAEVNLQDTDIVNMKVARRAEAPVLLVADIDRGGALAAVVGTLELLPPGDRERVKGIIINKFRGDVSLFQPAIRFLEQKTGVPVCGVVHYFDDLYIQDEDSVVMERKNYLAGNDSGKVEIAVLRLPRISNFTDFDPLESEPDVHLRYVGRDDKLGHPDFIIIPGSKNTIEDLLYLKQTGLAGAIVRLARQGVPVIGICGGFQMLGQELKDPDKTESEIEHIFGLGLLDMYTVFAREKVTSQVQASVAVGGKFLGSYGEPLTGYEIHMGRTKLGADARPAFVINTRSGCQVHVMDGAQSADGNIWGTYIHGIFDNDTLRRHLVDMMKKKKGLDTEGQAVLMSTEQKKQAGYDRLAELVRHSLDMNLIYRLMGM
- the cbiB gene encoding adenosylcobinamide-phosphate synthase CbiB; translation: MMHVFLIHTLMGFIIDLLVGDPPRLPHPVVFIGRGIARLEKLARCITSSPGGLKAAGVGIVIAIVTFSFGITSLIMWAAWQVSYYIYLLLGAWIVSTTVAARGLAEAAGAIRQLISEGDKNAARQQVGWIVGRDTKTMDRGQMVRATVETVAENINDAVVAPLFYACIGGPALAMAYRAVNTLDSMLGYKNDQYLYLGWAAARLDDLAGYIPARLTGLVLLLAAWLSGRDWRRAIRAWRRDAARHPSPNSGIPESAMAGAIHVRLGGHNVYSGVASFRHYMGDPLEDLRPDHIARAVDMLYLASVLAALCLPVLAWIALKLLQN
- a CDS encoding cobyrinate a,c-diamide synthase, encoding MPDFPRIMIAGTHSGAGKTTIATAAMAMLHASGMRVQPYKVGPDYIDPGFHHVATGRISRNLDTFFLGEDGIKEVFTRSAVGADISVIEGVMGLYDGIGSSDEGSSARVAQILECPVILVMDARSMARSAAAVVWGYANLPGGVPLAGVIINRVGSARHLAILTEAIETKTGIPVLGGILRENDLHMPERHLGLVPSLENRELQEAMHLLGQRVARGINMEKLVNLARSAPALAARQRIFAVEAGVPVQLGIVKDSAFNFYYQDGLDLLEAMGAELVYSSALEDQSLPDGLDGLYIGGGFPEMFIEQLSANTPYIGDLRHRVANGMPVYAECGGLMYLCDGITDFSGRRLSGAGILPAHCKMEKKRVALGYVKAKALRDNLLVKEGTEIRGHEFHYSTVTEQGLTPAFMLRKPGESVGRSDGHARGNVLATYLHVHFAGLPIAARGFLNCCALYSRTRKRVEI
- the cobS gene encoding adenosylcobinamide-GDP ribazoletransferase; its protein translation is MKTFCFALQHLTRINIYKGDFDEAAFGRAAVFFPLVGLLLGVLLLSAQMLLSYIFPVPLIAGMLVVLMVIMTGGMHLDGFMDTVDGVFSGRPRAMKLDIMRDSRVGAFGVLGLACLLLLKYNVFLTVAIPLIYQAILLASILSRWSMVYAIACFPYARKEGLGTLYNRYTGKRELFWATGSTIIMVALVAWAAGLILLLAAWGWVHLMGSRLTGDLGGLTGDIYGATAETTELLIYLAVIPLYGYCSWLFSVPWL
- the cobD gene encoding threonine-phosphate decarboxylase CobD, translated to MIHTEYRHGGDVFGAARSMRCNPREIYDFSANINPLGTSPMALAAIADNLDLIRHYPDPRCAELRAALAGYLNVAPEKMVLGNGAAELIYLLARVMNFRRAVVTAPTFVEYGAAITNAGGALFEVPLLEEEGFTLPVPRIKKALCGADVVYICNPNNPTGGAVKRPIIQSVIEYARSHDAAVVVDEAFVDFLHHQEQYTVLPLLGDYPNLIVLYSLTKFFGIPGLRLGVLMADDQIIKSIEAAKDPWNVNSLAQIAGTAALADDEYMAQTRELIWRERDFLHRAVSLIPGLKTFAGEANYLLVKIQDSVISSTQLAAQTARHGVLVRDCASFSGLGNKYIRVAVKTRAENAILLNVLREIMKGAANG
- the cobC gene encoding alpha-ribazole phosphatase, whose product is MGSRLFFVRHGETIWNKETRLQGWADVSLSEKGIEQAEALSKRLAGQNFAAFFSSSLARARETAAIIARPHNKPVQVVSDLRELNFGHWEGLTIDEIRQKYQQESMAWWSRPVETRVPGGETLGEMTKRCVRAVKNIVEQYPEKHVLVVVHGGVIKSIVATVLGMDLNQYWRLRQDNASLSIIDYYQWDKAILMLYNDCSHLAPGQLPPE
- a CDS encoding YtrH family sporulation protein gives rise to the protein MDTFINKTVLIFFTALGIMLGAALVGALGAVLVREPPVGTMLKLAKEIKIWAIVAAIGGTFSTFEVLESGLFQGEVRAVIKQLIYITSALAGTQSGYYLLLALSGEGQ
- a CDS encoding helix-turn-helix domain-containing protein, yielding MEEYIRSRVPWSTEPSLKFKAEEVGINFDDFIADLKEGKSDMEIAKEFDVTEKLIYHLRDHFMRYGLGHIMGQD
- the guaB gene encoding IMP dehydrogenase, yielding MYPDKFNKVGLTFDDVLLVPSVSEVLPRDVDTSTRLTKSIRLNIPLMSAGMDTVTEYRMAIAMAREGGVGIIHKNMPIERQAMEVDRVKRSEHGVISDPIYLSPDSSISEALALMERYRISGVPVTVNDKLVGILTNRDLRFEKNFQQKVGNVMTKENLITAPVGTTLEEAKEILQTYKVEKLPIVDNDFNLRGLITIKDIEKARQFPLSAKDAGGRLLVGAAVGVTADTMERVGTLVEARADVVVIDTAHGHSRGVLNTVHDVKNKFPGLAIVAGNVGTAEGTRDLILAGADAVKVGIGPGSICTTRVVAGAGVPQITAIYDCAQEAAKYDIPIIADGGIKYSGDVTKAIAAGADVVMLGSLLAGTEESPGDMEIYQGRSYKVYRGMGSLGAMKEGSKDRYFQENQKKLVPEGVEGRVPYRGTLADTAYQLIGGLRAGMGYCGTANIEELKNKAQFIRITPAGLRESHPHDVVITKEAPNYSLR
- a CDS encoding GNAT family N-acetyltransferase; this translates as MVSANQTDSGKESVNNQLTYEGPVQPDYISQLNISPDMYVFREPHKQHKALVDIAASSDGMVYIARHQNVIVGYVTFHNPDKYSRWSKHESILELGAIEVSPAWRKYKVGKKLMQLAFTNPIMDEKIVITIEFCWHWDLENTGLDIWQYQKMLSKLFGSVGLVRVPTDDPEIIEHIANVMMARIGPRVTEEAIQKFEDMKFCGGSIFNFH